Part of the Polyangiaceae bacterium genome, CCGAGCGCGTGCTCGCGGCGGCGGGCGCCAAGAGCGAGATCTCTCCGCGCGCGGCCCGCGCTCTCACGGCGCACCGCTGGCCGGGCAACGTGCGGGAGCTCGAGCACCAGCTGCAGCGCGTGGCCGCCCTCGGCGTGTCGCGCATCGAGCTCGAGCACCTGTCGCGGGAGGTGCGCGCGGCGTTCAAGGACGCGCCGGTCCTCCGGGTGGCCAAGAAGGCGGAAGGCCCCGAGGCCGAGCGGGACGAGGTGCGTGAAGCCCTGGCCGCCGAACAGGGAAACATCACGAGGGCGGCCGAGCGCTTGCGCCTGACGCGCCAGGGCCTCAAGAAGAAGATGGTTCGGCTGGGGCTCCGCGAGCCCAAGGCCTCGGGTGGGTGACATGTTGCGCTTGGCCCTTTCACTCTGCGCGCTCCTGGCGCTCTCGTGCGGCTCGGATGAGGCGTCGCAAGCCGGCACGGGCGGCACTTCGAGCGGAGGCGCGGCCGGCAGCGGCGGCGCAGCCGGTGCCGGCGCGAGCGGCGGCGCGAGCGGCGGAGGTCCGAGCGGCGGCAGCGGTGGAACCTCCTCCGGCGGGAGCGGTGGCGCGCCCGATTGCCTGGCCAACGCGCAGGGAGTGGAGGTGGCTCAGGTCGATCTCGACGGCTTCCCGTCGTACTCGGTGGACGGCTGCCGGCTCGCGTACGTGTCGGCCAGCGACCAGCGCCTGTGGCTCCGCGATCTGGCCACCGGCAACGAGACCGCGATCGCGGAGGCCGCGGAGAGCCCGCGCCGTCCGAGCCTCTCCGGCGACGTCTTGTGCTGGGAAGCGGACGTCGGCGGCAAAGGCGCGGTGCGCGTACGCCACGGCGGAAAGACCTCGACGTTGAGCGGCAGCTTCGACCACGCCGGCGAGCCTCGCGCGACGACGGACGCGGTGGTCTTCACCGGCTGGCTCGGCGCGACCGCGGACTCCGACACGGACGTGTTCCTGTACACGCCAGCTGACCAGGCCGTGAAGCTCGTGGCTGGAGGCAAGGGCCAGCAGCGCTTCGCCGACGTGTCGGCGAGCCACGTCGCGGTCAGCGACTTCTCGGAGGACCCGAGCGGCGTCTACGCCGGAGACGGCACCACGCAGGCGGACATCATCGTGATCGAGCGCGCCACCGGGACCACGACTCCGAAGCAGGCGCCCGGCAAGCAAGCGTTCCCCATGCTCGGCTCGAGCGGCACGCTGGCCTACCTGGAGTGGATCACCGTGCACCCGGTCCCGAAGCTCCAGGAGTACTCCATCGTGGCGGTGCCGATGACCACGCTCACTTCGCCGGGCCTGAAGCTCGCGGACGTGCAGTCGGAGGTGGCCGTGCGTCCAACCGCGAGCGCGGGCGTCGCCGAGTGGGTGGTGCGTTGGGGCGGGCAGAGCTCGCTCTGGCGCGCGGCGCTCGACGGCGCGACGCCCCCGGCCGAGCAGAGCCTCGGGAGCCTGGCGGTGCTCCACGCACCGAGCGCGTCGAGCAGCATGACGGTGCTCGCCGTGGAGAAGACCGCGGGAAGCGCGCCCGCTCTGCTCGCGATTCCGCGCTGACGATTTTCGATATACTGGCTCGCGATGAGCCGCCTCGACGCCAAGGAACCGCACTCGGGGCACGTCATCGCCGGGCGCTACGAGCTCGGCTCGATCATCGGCCGCGGCGGTCACGGGCTGGTGTGGAAGGCGCGGGACCGCGACACCGGCCGGCTGGTCGCGGTGAAGATGCTGACCGACGTCGCGGCGAAGGATCCGCAACAGGTCGAGCGCTTGAGGCGCGAGCAGCTCGCGCTGGTGAAGCTCGCGGGGACCTCCGCGGTCGAGCTCATCGACCTGTGCCGCTCGAGCACCGGCAAGCTGTGCCTGGTCATGGAGCTGCTCGAGGGCGTGGACCTCGAGGCCCACCTCGAGGCGCTCGAGCAGCGTGGCCAGCGCATCTCCGTCCCAACCTTGCTCGCCGTGCTGGAGCCCGTGGTCACGACGCTGGAGCGAGCCCACGAGCAGGGCATCATCCACCGCGACCTGAAGCCCGCCAACGTGTTCATGCTGGCGGAGAAGGCCGGCGGCGGCGTGCGCGTGCTGGACTTCGGCCTCGCGCGGCTGCGCTCGCAAATGCCGCTCACCGCCGCCGGGACCATCGTGGGCTCACCCAGCTACATCGCGCCGGAGGCCTGGAAGGGTCGCTCCGAAGGCCTCGATCAGCGGGTGGACGTCTACTCGTTCGGAGTCCTGGTGTTCCGCGCGCTCTCCGCCCAGTTCCCCTTCCCCGGCACGTCGCTCCAAGACAAGTTCAAGGCGGCGACCAGCGCCGAGCGCCCGCGGCTCTCCCCGCTCCGGCCGGACGTGCCGCGGGAGGTGGACGACTGGGTGCAGCAGGTCCTCGCCATCGATCCGGATCTGCGCTTCCGCACGCTGCGCGGGGCCTGGAACGCGCTCCTGGCTGCCCTCGGCAACCCCGCGCTGGCCAGCGCGCTGGTCACCGCCGAGGATCTCGCGAGCGCGGCCGCGGCGAGCGCACCCCTGGAGGCGCCACCCGCGCGTGCGCCCGCGCCCCGCATCAAGACGCCGGTGATGTCGCCGCTCCCGCTGCCCGAGCGCTCCGAACCGAGCATCGAGCTGCCGATGTCCGGCGCGCTGCCGGCGCTGAAGAGCGTGTTCAAGCGCGCGGCGGGCGTCGTCGCGCGGGTCGCGGACGCGGTGACTGGAGGCGAGCGCAAGCGCACCCCGCTGCCGTTCGTGCCCGCCCCGACGCCGCTCGACGACGCGCCCCCGCCCTCGCGTGCCGGACCCGTCTCGGTCTCGCCGGTGATGGCGATCGGCAAGCGCGCCCGCGAAGGCAAGTCGATGGTGCGCGAGTGGCTCGCGGGCAGCGACTTCGACGTGGCACCACCCGCCGAACCCGAGTCGAGCGACGTCGTGGCCTGGCTCGGCGGCGACGCTGCACCCGCGACGCGCGAGCACACGCTGCCGATGGCGGTGAGCGCCCCGGTCGATTTGCCCGCCGAGCGTCCCAAGCCGGTGAAGAGGGCCGAGCCGAAGCCCCGCGCCAAGCTGGAGAAGAAGCCGGCCGCCAGGAACAAGGCCGCTCCCAAGCGGAAGGCGGCCCCCAAGAAGCAGGCCGCCCGGAAGAAGCGCTCGCGCAAGAAGAAGGCGTGAGAACTCACCAGGGCTCGTGGCAGTCGCCCCAGACCTTGCTGGACGCGATGACACCCTTGGTGTCGATGGGGCCGGTCTTGAACGCGAGCGAGCCGCCCGTGGGCCACTGGTTCTTGACCTCCCACTCGGTGAGCCCGCTGCGGGTGTCCACGATCTTGCCACTCCGGTCGTAGAGCGCGATCACCGCCTGCGGGTTGATGCAGGGCTTGCCGGCGTTCTTCACGTTGCCGCTGAAGCGCCAGTACTCCGTCTTGCCGATGGTCTCCTTGTCGATCTTCACGTCGGAGGCGCTGGCATCGTAGCTCGAGTCGCTGGGGAAGGCCTTGGGCTCGAGCTTGTGAGAGGCATAGGGGCGCGCCAGCTTCTTGATGTCGCGGATGTAGTGGAAGGGCGTGACCTCGCCGGGCGGCACGTTGTGGCGCATGCCGAGCGCGCTCTCGCCGAAGCCCTCCGCGGCCGCGATCGAGTCCACGCCGATCGGCTTGCCCTCGGCGTCGAACAGCAGCACGGAGACCTTCGCCGACTCGATCCACTTCGGCGTGTCGTTGCGGATCAGGCCGACGATGTGCAGGAAGCCGGTGTCCTCCACCTCGGCGCGCCCCTCGATCACGGTGAGCGCCAGTGTGCCGCCCTTGGCGGTCGAGGACGCGGGCACCGCGGCCCCGGCCGCGCGCTCGGCCGACTTGGTCTTCGGATCGGTGGTCTCGGTGCCGGCGGGATCCGTCTTCGTCGCCGAGCCTCCCTTGCAGGCGAGCAGGGCGCAGAAGAGCGGGACGGTCATGAAGATCGAGGTGCGGGTCATGCTTCGGGGTCTCCTTGGCCCACCGGGAGAGCAAGCCCCGGACCAGGCAGGATTCCGCTAGAAATCTGGGGGCAAACGCCGAAGCTGCACGAACCGGTCGAGCAGATTCGGCGTAGCCTCGTGCCATCGTCGCGCGACGCGGCTAGACCGGCCGGGTGAAGAAGGTCGTCGTTCACCGCCCCGGCTCCTACGAGCGCCTCGTGCTCGAGGATCACCCCGACCTCGAGCCCGGGCCGGGACAGGTGCTGCTCGAGGTGGACGCGACCGGCGTCAACTACGCCGACTGCATCGTGCGCATGGGCCTTTACTCGTCGGCGCGCAAATACGTGGGCTGGCCGATCACGCCGGGCTTCGAGGTCGCCGGCCGCGTGGCGCGACTGGGTGCTGGCGTCTCGGAGCCGGCCGTCGGCAGTCAGGTGATCGGCGTGACCCGCTTCGACGGTTACGCGACCCAGGTGGTGCTGCCGCAGCACCAGGTGTTCCCGCGACCCGCCGGCGTGGACGCGGCGCACGCCGCCGGCTTCCCCGGCGTGTTCCTGACGGCGCACTTCGCGTTGATCGAGCTGTGCCGGCTCCGGCCGGGCATGAAGGTGCTGGTGCACTCGGCAGCTGGCGGTGTGGGGGGCGCGCTGACCCAGATCGCCAAGCTCCACGGCTGCGACGTCATCGGCGTGGTCGGCAGCTCGCACAAGCGCGACGCGGCGCGAGCTCACGGCGCCAGCGAGGTCATCGACAAGAGCACCGAGGATCTCTGGGCCCGGGCCGAGCGCCTTGCGCCCGAAGGCTACGACGTGGTCCTGGACGCCAACGGCGTGGAGACCCTCGGGGAGAGCTTCCGCCACGTGCGTCCGGCAGGGCGTCTGGTGATTTACGGCTTCCACACCATGATGCCGAAGAGCGGCGGGAAGCCGAGCTACGGCAAGCTGGCGGTGGACTGGCTGCGCACCCCGCGCTTCAACCCGCTCGACCTGACCGAGCAGAACAAGAGCGTGATGGCGTTCAACCTCTCGTACCTGTTCGACCGGCCCGAGCTCTTGACCGAGGGCATGCGCGACCTGATCTCCTGGCTCGAGGCGGGGAAGATCCACCCGCACGCCGTGCGCACCTTCCCGCTCTCCGAGGTGCGGAAGGCGCACGAGCTGATCGAGTCGGGGACCACCGTGGGCAAGCTGGTGCTTCTCCCCGAGCGCTGAGCGTGCTTGGCTCCGCCGCCATGAAGCAGGTGGCTCGGGTGTTTCTCTTGGCGTGCGTGCTCAGCGCGTGCGGCAGCGACGACGGCGGCGCGCAGGCCAGCGGCGGCGCGGGGGGTAGCGCCGGGGATGCCGGGCTCGGCGGGACTGGCGGTGACGCCGCCAGCGACGCCCCGGCGGGCGACAGCAGCGTGGCCAAGCCTGAGCCCGCCGACATCGGCTTCCAGGCGGCGAGCCCCGTTCCCAGCGGCGAGCAGCTCCTGTTCAACGACTGGAACGCGCAGCCCAACACCGTGTCGTCGATCAAGCCGGACGGCTCCTCCGAGACGAAGCTCTTCGAGGCGTACCGCGTGTGGTCGATGGGCGTGACCAAGGACGTCTCCAAGATCGCCTTCGCCTGCGGCGATCCGCTGCAGAAGGAGCACTACGGCGTCGAGATCGGCGACGCCATCCAGCACACCTGGGTGTTCGACGTGGCCGCGCAGAGCGCGTCGGTGTTGGCCTGGGGCAACATCAACGACGAGTGCCACGACTGGAACGACAAGAACGACTCCATGGTCGTGTGCCGGCGGCGCGATTTCGACGCCAGCGGCGGCAACAAGACCTATCGGATCGGCCGACTCGCCACGAGCGGCGCCTTCGAGTGGCTGGGCCTGGGCGAGGATGCGACGCCGACCACGATGGAGCTCCACCCCCAGGTCACCTCGGACGAGAGCACGCTCTACTACACGCTGATCCAGATCAGCGGCGGCAAGCAGGCGCGCAGCATCATGAAGAAGACGCTGCCGGGCGGAGCGCCGGAGCTCGTGCGCGCCAGCGCGTCCAGCGGCGTCCTCTCCCCCGACGGCACGCGGCTCCTGTTCGCCGACACGACGCAGCAGAGCGCGCTCTTCAGCATGAAGCTCGACGGCTCGGACGTGGTCAAGGTGGCGACGCGCAACGGCACCAGCGCGGTGTGGTCGCCGGACGGCAACAAGGTCGCCTACCTCTGGGGCGAGACCATGGGCTGCAGCCACATCGAGGTGGTGTCGGCGGACGGCTCGCAGGCGGACGCGCCGCTGCGCATCCGTGACTGCGGCAGCTCGTTCGTGACCGAGCTCGCGTGGGTCGTGCGACCCTGAAGCGCGCGTGCTAGTCTGACGCCATGCGGCTCGGTGGGGCACTTCC contains:
- a CDS encoding protein kinase — encoded protein: MSRLDAKEPHSGHVIAGRYELGSIIGRGGHGLVWKARDRDTGRLVAVKMLTDVAAKDPQQVERLRREQLALVKLAGTSAVELIDLCRSSTGKLCLVMELLEGVDLEAHLEALEQRGQRISVPTLLAVLEPVVTTLERAHEQGIIHRDLKPANVFMLAEKAGGGVRVLDFGLARLRSQMPLTAAGTIVGSPSYIAPEAWKGRSEGLDQRVDVYSFGVLVFRALSAQFPFPGTSLQDKFKAATSAERPRLSPLRPDVPREVDDWVQQVLAIDPDLRFRTLRGAWNALLAALGNPALASALVTAEDLASAAAASAPLEAPPARAPAPRIKTPVMSPLPLPERSEPSIELPMSGALPALKSVFKRAAGVVARVADAVTGGERKRTPLPFVPAPTPLDDAPPPSRAGPVSVSPVMAIGKRAREGKSMVREWLAGSDFDVAPPAEPESSDVVAWLGGDAAPATREHTLPMAVSAPVDLPAERPKPVKRAEPKPRAKLEKKPAARNKAAPKRKAAPKKQAARKKRSRKKKA
- a CDS encoding zinc-binding dehydrogenase — encoded protein: MKKVVVHRPGSYERLVLEDHPDLEPGPGQVLLEVDATGVNYADCIVRMGLYSSARKYVGWPITPGFEVAGRVARLGAGVSEPAVGSQVIGVTRFDGYATQVVLPQHQVFPRPAGVDAAHAAGFPGVFLTAHFALIELCRLRPGMKVLVHSAAGGVGGALTQIAKLHGCDVIGVVGSSHKRDAARAHGASEVIDKSTEDLWARAERLAPEGYDVVLDANGVETLGESFRHVRPAGRLVIYGFHTMMPKSGGKPSYGKLAVDWLRTPRFNPLDLTEQNKSVMAFNLSYLFDRPELLTEGMRDLISWLEAGKIHPHAVRTFPLSEVRKAHELIESGTTVGKLVLLPER
- a CDS encoding PD40 domain-containing protein → MKQVARVFLLACVLSACGSDDGGAQASGGAGGSAGDAGLGGTGGDAASDAPAGDSSVAKPEPADIGFQAASPVPSGEQLLFNDWNAQPNTVSSIKPDGSSETKLFEAYRVWSMGVTKDVSKIAFACGDPLQKEHYGVEIGDAIQHTWVFDVAAQSASVLAWGNINDECHDWNDKNDSMVVCRRRDFDASGGNKTYRIGRLATSGAFEWLGLGEDATPTTMELHPQVTSDESTLYYTLIQISGGKQARSIMKKTLPGGAPELVRASASSGVLSPDGTRLLFADTTQQSALFSMKLDGSDVVKVATRNGTSAVWSPDGNKVAYLWGETMGCSHIEVVSADGSQADAPLRIRDCGSSFVTELAWVVRP